A single window of Halobacterium jilantaiense DNA harbors:
- the dpsA gene encoding DNA starvation/stationary phase protection protein DpsA — protein sequence MSTQKHVLKSAGDVEGSESLRIDAERAEQVVDALNADLADVYVLYHQLRKHHWNVEGAEFRDLHLFLGDAAETAEEIADTLAERVQALGGVPHASPATLQSEASVEPEDEDVYDIRSSLANDEEMYGDIIETTREHIELAENLGDYATAELLREGLVDLEDDAHHVEHYLEADTLVFQGAMEQ from the coding sequence ATGAGCACCCAGAAGCACGTACTCAAGAGCGCGGGCGACGTCGAAGGCTCCGAGTCGCTGCGCATCGACGCCGAGCGAGCCGAACAGGTCGTCGACGCGCTGAACGCGGACCTCGCGGACGTCTACGTCCTCTACCACCAGCTCCGCAAGCACCACTGGAACGTCGAGGGCGCGGAGTTCCGCGACCTCCACCTGTTCCTCGGTGACGCCGCCGAGACCGCCGAGGAGATCGCTGACACCCTCGCGGAGCGCGTGCAGGCGCTCGGCGGCGTCCCGCACGCCAGCCCCGCGACGCTCCAGTCCGAGGCGTCCGTCGAGCCCGAGGACGAGGACGTCTACGACATCCGCAGCTCCCTGGCCAACGACGAAGAGATGTACGGCGACATCATCGAGACGACCCGCGAACACATCGAACTCGCGGAGAACCTCGGCGACTACGCCACGGCCGAACTGCTCCGCGAGGGCCTCGTGGACCTCGAAGACGACGCCCACCACGTCGAGCACTACCTGGAGGCGGACACGCTCGTCTTCCAGGGCGCGATGGAGCAGTAG
- a CDS encoding threonine aldolase family protein, producing MIDLRSDTVTTPSDAMRAAAADADVGDDVYGEDPSVNELERAAADAVGMEAALYVPSGTMGNQIAARVHTERGQEALVERESHVYKWELGGFAQHAELQVRTFDGGANGCPTPEQVRDGYVEEDLHRPGTGLLCLENTHNSKGGVAVPADEFAAAAEAAHDLGLPVHVDGARVFNAATSLGVDASDLLAPVDSVMFCLSKGLGAPVGSILAGSEAFVEDARRVRKLFGGGMRQAGMIAAPGLLALENRHRLDEDHENARRLAADLNALPDLAAAEPDSNIVLVDTSDAGMTAESFLAACEDEGVLGSEFGDYTVRFCTHLDVDGGDVADAVAAVERVL from the coding sequence GTGATAGACCTTCGCAGTGACACGGTGACGACGCCGAGCGACGCGATGCGGGCGGCGGCCGCCGACGCGGACGTCGGCGACGACGTCTACGGCGAGGACCCGAGCGTGAACGAACTGGAGCGAGCAGCGGCGGACGCCGTCGGGATGGAGGCCGCGCTGTACGTGCCCTCCGGGACGATGGGCAACCAGATTGCGGCGCGCGTCCACACCGAGCGCGGCCAGGAAGCGCTCGTGGAGCGCGAGAGCCACGTCTACAAGTGGGAACTCGGCGGGTTCGCGCAGCACGCGGAACTCCAGGTCCGCACGTTCGACGGCGGCGCGAACGGCTGCCCGACCCCCGAGCAGGTACGCGACGGGTACGTCGAGGAGGACCTCCACCGACCGGGGACCGGCCTGCTGTGTCTGGAGAACACCCACAACTCGAAGGGCGGCGTCGCGGTGCCGGCCGACGAGTTCGCGGCCGCCGCGGAGGCCGCCCACGACCTCGGCCTCCCGGTCCACGTCGACGGCGCTCGCGTGTTCAACGCCGCGACGAGTCTCGGCGTGGATGCCAGCGACCTGCTGGCTCCCGTCGACTCCGTGATGTTCTGTCTCTCGAAGGGACTCGGGGCACCCGTCGGTTCGATACTCGCCGGCAGCGAGGCGTTCGTCGAGGACGCCCGCCGCGTCCGGAAGCTGTTCGGCGGCGGGATGCGGCAGGCCGGCATGATTGCAGCGCCCGGGCTACTGGCGCTGGAGAACCGCCACCGGCTCGACGAGGACCACGAGAACGCCCGCCGGCTCGCCGCCGACCTGAACGCGCTCCCGGACCTGGCCGCGGCAGAGCCGGACTCGAACATCGTGCTCGTGGACACGAGCGACGCCGGGATGACCGCCGAGTCGTTCCTCGCGGCCTGTGAGGACGAGGGCGTCCTCGGTTCGGAGTTCGGGGACTACACCGTCCGGTTCTGCACGCACCTCGACGTGGACGGCGGCGACGTCGCCGACGCCGTGGCGGCCGTCGAGCGCGTGCTCTAG
- a CDS encoding cation diffusion facilitator family transporter, protein MAGSKTVVLAALVANGAIAVLKFLGFLITGSPAMLSETYHSVSDTGNQVFLLIGLRYGERAATRDHPFGYGKAQFFYSFLVSVMLFGIAGWESANHGYHALQHGEAAIASQASLLGYEFPGVWVNYVVLVGAVGFEGYAFTKAWGETKSQMARHDWGSLREMFQKTSDTTTLTALTEDTVALLGLLFALGGIVLTQATGNPVYDAASALLIGVLLMVFAVALAWENKRLLLGESVAPDEEQALRAVAEESPAVTELVELRTVYFGPNELLVTADVTFRDDMDTDDVEDAIAAIVAEMKATNEAVTKVYVEPQAAA, encoded by the coding sequence ATGGCAGGCAGTAAGACAGTCGTGCTGGCCGCGCTGGTGGCGAACGGCGCGATTGCGGTGTTGAAGTTCCTCGGGTTCCTCATCACGGGGAGTCCCGCGATGCTCTCGGAGACCTACCACTCCGTCTCGGACACCGGTAATCAGGTGTTCCTGCTGATCGGGCTGCGGTACGGTGAGCGGGCGGCGACCCGTGACCACCCGTTCGGCTACGGGAAGGCGCAGTTCTTCTACTCGTTCCTGGTGAGCGTGATGCTGTTCGGCATCGCTGGCTGGGAGTCCGCGAACCACGGCTACCACGCGCTTCAGCACGGCGAGGCCGCCATCGCGAGCCAGGCGTCGTTGCTGGGGTACGAGTTCCCCGGCGTCTGGGTGAACTACGTCGTGCTCGTCGGCGCGGTCGGATTCGAGGGGTACGCGTTCACCAAGGCGTGGGGGGAGACGAAGAGCCAGATGGCGCGCCACGACTGGGGGTCGCTGCGTGAGATGTTCCAGAAGACCAGCGACACGACGACGCTGACGGCGCTCACCGAGGACACTGTCGCGCTGCTGGGGCTGCTGTTCGCGCTGGGTGGCATCGTGCTCACGCAGGCCACGGGGAACCCCGTCTACGACGCGGCGTCCGCGCTGCTCATCGGTGTCCTGCTGATGGTGTTCGCGGTGGCGCTGGCCTGGGAGAACAAGCGCCTGCTGCTGGGCGAGAGCGTGGCACCGGACGAGGAGCAGGCGCTGCGGGCGGTGGCCGAGGAGTCGCCGGCCGTCACCGAGCTCGTGGAGCTCCGGACGGTGTACTTCGGGCCGAACGAGCTGCTGGTGACGGCTGACGTGACGTTCCGCGACGACATGGACACCGACGACGTGGAGGACGCCATCGCGGCCATCGTGGCGGAGATGAAGGCGACGAACGAGGCGGTGACGAAGGTGTACGTGGAGCCGCAGGCAGCCGCCTAG
- a CDS encoding metallophosphoesterase: MIAVLSDTHSENGHALAGRAADAVADADEVLHAGDFTTETALDAFHDAADRLHAVHGNADSPAVRDRLPAARTVEVAGVRVALTHRRDGGELGLSMFGRERGADLVVSGHTHAPTTKETEDVVLLNPGSHADPRGNPEAHAELYPSDRGVRGELRARDGRVLSEFRVEGR; the protein is encoded by the coding sequence ATGATTGCCGTGCTCTCGGACACCCACAGCGAGAACGGACACGCGCTCGCCGGCCGCGCCGCGGACGCCGTCGCCGACGCCGACGAAGTGCTGCACGCCGGCGACTTCACGACCGAGACCGCCCTCGACGCGTTCCACGACGCGGCCGACCGCCTCCACGCGGTCCACGGGAACGCAGACAGCCCCGCCGTCCGCGACCGCCTGCCCGCCGCCCGCACCGTCGAGGTCGCCGGGGTCCGGGTCGCGCTCACGCACCGCCGAGACGGCGGCGAACTCGGGCTCTCGATGTTCGGACGGGAGCGCGGCGCGGACCTCGTGGTGTCGGGACACACGCACGCGCCGACGACGAAAGAGACGGAGGACGTCGTTCTACTGAATCCCGGCAGCCACGCGGACCCGCGCGGAAACCCGGAGGCGCACGCCGAACTCTACCCCAGCGACCGCGGCGTGCGCGGGGAACTCCGGGCCCGCGACGGGCGCGTCCTCAGTGAGTTCCGTGTGGAGGGCCGGTAG
- a CDS encoding ArsR/SmtB family transcription factor has translation MSGLLPSTSETATPDGDPRVVGVDSDDADQLLSALSSGTARSLYAALHDEPATPSELADGVDTSLQNAQYHLSNLEDADLIEECDTRYSAKGREMSVYAPCDAPVVLFAGSEEDGESVQTALSSLLGGIGVLGVASLVVQRVFGDGLSVPGAASGGGTVGQPGHTSALVAEGGETAGVAAQAASQGAGGLPVGLLFFLGGLLVVTVLAVAWFSGS, from the coding sequence ATGTCCGGTCTCCTGCCCTCCACCTCGGAGACTGCAACCCCCGACGGCGACCCCCGCGTCGTCGGCGTCGACTCCGACGACGCGGACCAGTTGCTGTCCGCGCTGTCCTCGGGGACGGCCCGGAGCCTCTACGCCGCCCTCCACGACGAGCCCGCGACCCCGTCCGAGCTCGCAGACGGCGTCGACACCTCCCTCCAGAACGCCCAGTACCACCTCTCGAATCTGGAGGACGCCGACCTCATCGAGGAGTGCGACACGAGGTACTCCGCGAAGGGCCGCGAGATGAGCGTGTACGCGCCCTGCGACGCGCCGGTGGTGCTGTTCGCGGGCAGCGAGGAGGACGGTGAGAGCGTCCAGACGGCGCTGTCGAGTCTGCTCGGCGGCATCGGCGTGCTCGGCGTCGCGAGCCTCGTCGTCCAGCGCGTGTTCGGCGACGGGCTGTCTGTGCCCGGCGCGGCTTCCGGCGGCGGCACCGTGGGGCAGCCGGGCCACACGTCGGCGCTGGTCGCCGAGGGCGGCGAGACGGCCGGTGTCGCGGCGCAGGCCGCGAGCCAGGGGGCTGGCGGGCTGCCAGTCGGGCTGCTGTTCTTCCTCGGTGGGCTGCTCGTGGTGACAGTGCTCGCCGTCGCGTGGTTCTCGGGTAGCTAA
- a CDS encoding DUF7859 family protein has translation MVDIGPAFYVLAIAFLLFVFFVFLFLRRTLTGFKEGVESGKRD, from the coding sequence ATGGTCGACATCGGGCCGGCGTTCTACGTCCTCGCAATCGCCTTCCTGCTGTTCGTGTTCTTCGTGTTCCTGTTCCTCCGTCGCACCCTCACCGGGTTCAAGGAGGGCGTCGAGAGCGGGAAACGCGACTAG